A window of Salmo trutta chromosome 31, fSalTru1.1, whole genome shotgun sequence contains these coding sequences:
- the cacybp gene encoding calcyclin-binding protein, producing the protein MDLSEQINQLETDLQEIASLLEKSERTRVQDVLKLEQKKIEKEISVKRHQKEQQAKREADPTSASKAYTVKINNYGWDQSENFVKIYITLNGVHKIAPENVKVTFTERSFVLLVNDLDGKNHQMTINNLLNPVDIQGSSKKIKTDMVLVMCKKKTTKKWECLTQVQKQTKEKDKPSVNPDENADPSDGLMSMLKKMYSDGDDEMKRTINKAWSESQDKKAKGDGDISNMGMF; encoded by the exons ATGGACCTCAGCGAACAG ATCAACCAGTTGGAGACAGACCTACAGGAGATCGCCAGTCTTCTGGAGAAGTCTGAGAGAACACGTGTTCAGGATGTCCTCAAATTGGAACAGAAGAAGATTGAGAAGGAGATTTCAGTGAAGCGACATCAGAAAGAGCAGCAGGCAAAAAGGGAGGCAGATCCAACCTCTGCCTCAAAAGCATACACAGTCAAAATAAACAACTATG GGTGGGACCAATCAGAAAATTTTGTCAAAATCTACATCACCCTCAATGGCGTACACAAGATTGCACCAGAAAATGTGAAGGTCACTTTCACAGAGAG GTCTTTCGTTCTACTTGTGAACGATTTGGATGGGAAGAACCATCAAATGACGATCAACAATCTTCTTAATCCTGTTGATATTCAGGGCAGCTCTAAAAAG ATTAAAACGGATATGGTCCTGGTAATGTGTAAGAAGAAGACTACCAAGAAGTGGGAATGCTTAACACAGGTGCAGAAACAGACCAAAGAAAAAGA TAAGCCCAGTGTAAACCCAGATGAGAATGCTGATCCTAGCGATGGACTAATGAGCATGCTGAAAAAGATGTACTCTGATGGGGACGATGAGATGAAGCGCACCATCAACAAGGCCTGGTCTGAGTCCCAGGACAAGAAAGCCAAAGGAGATGGAGACATTAGCAACATGGGCATGTTTTGA
- the mrps14 gene encoding small ribosomal subunit protein uS14m — protein sequence MAAACRTAFAGLNVFHSSFCTPKQTLRSCWSVVEQVRGYYVDWRMLRDVKRRQMAFDYADERLRINALRKNTVLPKELQDVADKEIAALPRDSCPVRIRNRCVMTSRPRGVKRRWRLSRIVFRHLADHNQMSGIQRAMW from the exons ATGGCGGCGGCCTGTAGGACTGCATTTGCGGGGTTAAATGTTTTTCACTCCTCCTTTTGTACACCTAAACAG ACTCTGAGAAGCTGCTGGAGTGTGGTGGAGCAGGTCAGAGGGTACTATGTTGACTGGAGAATGCTACGCGACGTGAAGAGAAGGCAGATGGCCTTTGACTATGCAGATGAAAGACTACGGATCAATGCACTAAGGAAGAACACTGTTCTCCCAAAGGAGCTTCAG GATGTTGCTGATAAAGAAATCGCCGCGCTACCACGTGACAGCTGCCCAGTACGAATCCGGAATAGATGTGTGATGACCTCACGGCCGCGGGGCGTCAAGCGCAGGTGGCGTCTCAGTCGCATAGTCTTCCGTCACCTGGCGGACCACAACCAGATGTCTGGAATACAGCGGGCCATGTGGTGA